One region of Seriola aureovittata isolate HTS-2021-v1 ecotype China chromosome 15, ASM2101889v1, whole genome shotgun sequence genomic DNA includes:
- the LOC130182757 gene encoding odorant receptor 131-2-like, with product MSNATQSQANITIGLGLLERVMLSTLTTVPCFIFFFINVNMLFTLRSKLVFRETSRYILLFNLVFADTVQMALSQLLYILSVCKIMLSYPMCGLMVMIANLTNEISPLTLVVMSLERYVAVCYPLRHATIITIRNTGVAIIVVWAFCSLNVLTRVILLLHFPFEELESLQMKDFCGTLVMFLGPLSDDYDKAYTCFVFISATVAITCSYIGVMIAARSASTDKASAHKARNTLLLHLVQLGLSLSSTMHNSLLIAVSKTVTRTVLVRILNVFYVFIIMLPRCLSALIYGLRDQTIRPVLLCHLCCCLKLSVVSAKAGVSP from the coding sequence ATGTCCAATGCAACTCAATCTCAGGCCAACATAACTATTGGACTTGGGTTACTGGAGAGAGTGATGCTTTCCACTCTGACTACAGTACCatgctttattttcttcttcattaaTGTGAACATGCTGTTCACCTTGCGGAGCAAACTGGTATTTCGTGAGACCTCTCGTTACATTCTTCTCTTTAACCTCGTTTTTGCAGACACTGTGCAGATGGCATTGAGCcagttactgtatatactgtctGTTTGTAAAATAATGTTGTCGTATCCTATGTGTGGTCTCATGGTCATGATTGCTAATCTCACAAATGAAatctctcctctcacactggTGGTGATGTCTCTGGAAAGATATGTAGCTGTGTGCTACCCACTGAGGCACGctaccatcatcaccatcagaaACACAGGGGTGGCCATCATTGTGGTTTGGGCCTTTTGTTCACTAAATGTTCTCACTCGAGTTATATTACTGTTACATTTTCCATTTGAAGAGCTGGAGAGCCTGCAGATGAAGGACTTTTGTGGTACACTTGTCATGTTTCTTGGGCCCTTATCTGATGATTATGACAAAGCCTACActtgctttgtgtttatttctgctacTGTGGCGATCACTTGCTCCTATATTGGTGTGATGATAGCAGCCAGGTCAGCCTCTACAGACAAAGCTTCAGCTCATAAGGCTCgtaacacactgctgctgcatctggtgCAGCTGGGCCTCAGTCTCTCCTCAACCATGCACAACTCATTGCTCATAGCTGTCTCCAAAACTGTTACGAGGACAGTACTTGTGCGCATCctgaatgttttttatgtttttattatcatgCTCCCCAGGTGTCTGAGTGCTTTAATCTATGGGCTCAGAGATCAGACCATCAGGCCCGTCCTCTTGTGCCATTTATGCTGTTGTTTGAAACTCTCAGTTGTCTCAGCAAAGGCTGGGGTCTCACCATAA